In Lathyrus oleraceus cultivar Zhongwan6 chromosome 2, CAAS_Psat_ZW6_1.0, whole genome shotgun sequence, the DNA window GTAAATCAACCAACATCCAAGTATTGTTCTTCTCAATCGAATTCATTTCTTCTTTCATTGCACACATCCACTTTGGATCATTTAATGCCTCCTCCGTATTCACCGGTTCGGATTCGGCCATTAGAGCGAAGTGAATAAGATCACCCTCATCGTTGATCTCGCTATCTCGGAATAATTCACAATCACGGAGTCTTTGAGGCAATCCTCTTTGCCTTGTTGGTCGTCTACTTGATTCACCTGTTTCGGTTACAAAAGGTTGCTCTACAGTACCTTCAGCAGGCTGAGAATTCAAATTTTCCTGCATGAAATTGATTTCACCTTGAGGCAAATCGATTTCAACCTCACCAGAACCAGTTCCAGCAGCTCCAAAATGCTGTTTTTCCTGCATGAAATCAATTTCATCTTGAGGCAAATCGATTTCCTGAACTGATATGGCAGATTTTCTGCTGTCAAACTGCCGAAACTCGTCCACGATCACATCTCGACTTATCACAATCTTCTTGTTACTCATATCAAACAGCTTGTAGCCTCCGGTAGGATGATAACCAACCAGCAACATCATTTCACCCTTGTCATCTAATTTCTTTCGAATCTGACCCGGAATATGTCGAAACGCTACCGAACCGAAAACACGCAAGTGACTCAAACTTGGCTTGTGTCCACACCATACCTCTTCTGGAGTAACCTTGTCCAGCTTCTTTGTAGGACACCTGTTTATCAAATAGGCAGCTGTAGAAACAGCTTCTCCCCACAACTCTTTCGGAATATTTTTCGCTTTCAACATGCTACGCACCATGTTCATAATCGTCCGATTTTTTCTCTCGGCAACACCATTTTGCTGAGGCGTATAGGGTGGTACAACCTCACTCACAATACCCTCATCGTCACAATAACACCCAAATTCCCTCGAAGTAAATTCTCCTCCTCCATCGGTTTGAGAATTTTGAGTTTGTGACTACTTTGTCGCTCAACCATGGATTTAAATCGTTTGAACATATCAAACACCTCATCCTTCCTCTTGATTAGATAAATCCACAGCTTCctactgaaatcatcaataaacGTGACAAAGTATCGGTTACCTCCATACGAATTGACTTGCATCGGCCCACACACGTCCGAATACACCACCTCAAGAAGATGCTTGGTCCTATGACATGTATCCTTGCTGAAAACACTCTTGTGTTGCTTCCCTTGAACACCTTCAACACACAACTCAGCTGGAACCACGATTCTTGGCAGCCCGGTCACCATACCATGTCTATGCAACGCGTCGAGGTCTCGAAAATTGAGATGACCAAGACGGTAATGCCACAACCACTCCTCACGACTTTCCGCTGTAGCTAAACATCGATGCTCCATTACTTTCAATGCTATCTTGAAAGTTCAATTGGCAGCCATCGGTGCTTTAAGTACCAAAACTCCGTTTCGGTCCAAAACGCGCAATACCTTGTTTTCCATGCGAATAATGTAATCTTTCTCGAGTAGTTGGCCAATTCTCAAGAGATTATATTTGATTCCTGGAATGTACAGCATATCCTTGATCAATGAATGACCACCATCTTTCTTCACGATCAAGACATCTCCAACGCCATCGGCGGATAACGTCATATCATCGACAAATCTCACTTTATTCTTCGTGGcttgattgatcttgacaaaccaatcctttcttcccgtcatatgaGTCGAACAACCAGAATCCAAGTACCACTCATCGCTACTTTGAATTCCATCTCGAACCGTTACCATTGCGTTTTTCTCCGAACACGTTTCTGCAGAATTGTCTGCTCTGCTGCCACTACTGTCCAGCCCTTCTCTCATGCCATAATTCTCTTCCGTGATCATCACAAGAAGCGTATTATCATCATTCGCTTCTTCCCTAGCAAACTTCGCCTCATCCGCGCGATTTTCTCTTCGTTTCGCGTGGCAATACTTTGCGAAATGCCCAAgcctttgacaattgtaacacttCACGTTACTTTTGTCGAATGGCTTGTGGGTTCCTTGATCACCCTCCTTGGAGCTTCCCTCACCTTTTTGCCCCTTTGAATTTTGTGAATCTCTACCACCAAAATTCTGGAAATTGGACTTCCCTCTCGGATGCCCTTTCCTCTCCGATCGTTTACTCTTCTCATGAAGTCGCGCTTGCAATGCTATTTCCGACTTCGCTTTATCGTTTCCCCTCTCATCCATTCGTTGTTCATGAGCTTCTAGTGAGCTTTGAAGCTCCTCCTTCGACAACGACGATAAATCCTTCGATTCTTCAAGCGCAACGACAATGTTGTCGAATCTTGGCATTAAAGAACGCAAGATCTTCGACACAACATTCTGCTCTACCGTAGTTTCCCCGCACGacttgatttgattcaccacaCGCGTAATACGCGTCACATAATCGTTTATCGACTCCTTGTCCTCCATTTGCATTAACTCGAACTGTCgcttgtgagtttgtaacctcaccactTTGGCTTTGGCAGCCCCTGCATAAGCCTTCTCAAGAATTTCCCACGCTTGCTTTGCGGAATCGCAATCGCCTACTTTTTCAAAGTTGTCACCATCGACACAAGAATGGATCAAGAACAGCGCTTTgtaatccttcttcttctcttctttgaACGTAGCCTTTTGAGCATCCGTATCTCCTTCGACGAGAGACGTAACACCATCTTTGATCACCTCAAGAACGTCTTGATAGCCGAACAAAACCTTCATTTGCTTCGCCCATTTGTCGTAGTTTTTCGAGTCAAGGATTGGAAGACTGGTAGGTATTTTATCGTTTGAAACGGACATGATTGCAGCGGAATTGGATCCGAACCAaagctcttgatgccaaatgttggaAAAAACCAGAAATAGAGTGGTGAAAAACAGTGTGTTTGGGAAAGATGAGGATGATAATGTGAATAGAGAGAGATAGAGAAATTGAGAGAGATTGAGAGAATCGAATCATATGGCATTAACCTTTCAACTATGACATACAATGTCTATTTATAGGGTACAAATTGGAACCACAAACAGACCCAAGAATAACAGAATTGCAAAAACAGCTTATTTTCAAAACAACTTATCCAATAAGCTGTTTTCACTGCAGTGCTTTTTAAAGCTTCTATCAAGCATTTGAATTATTAAGGACTTCCAATAATTTTGTTTAAATTGGATATGTGATAGATTTAGTTTGTAAAAATCGAATGGATCTGCTAGCCGAATTCAAATATAGATATAAAAAGAGAAACATGCATGGCAAGGACTTGTCATGAATATTTTAATGATTAAAAAATAATGCGGGCCTTAGTTTTGTTCAACTCTATCATATGTTATTTTTTACTATTTATTGAGAGACAAAATTATAGTTTTCTTTCCTGAAATTTATCATGTTCTTATTATCGTAGACttataaacatttgaaagaaTGTTTGATTAGAAGTGAGAGAGGGAGTCTGAGTTGAAAGTCACAAGTAATATTAGCAAAAAGAATAATTTTTAATAATCATTCTCATCAATTACTAATGTTATCACAACACATTCATCCTCTGAAATTATTAACAATTGATATTAATTCGCATTTTCTTCCAACCGCTTCGAACTGTGTCTCAGACCGAGTTACGAAACTCAAATTAtgataaaaacaaaaatagaaGAATTTTGTCGCTGGAGACGTACATACCTGCAAAAACCAGAATGTGATTTTCACTATTGCAGCACCTCCGAAACTCCAATATTCATATGATTTTTCATACAATTTCTTATGTGTCaagtttttcaaaaaaatattattatatgAGTCATGATCAAATTCTGAATTTGATAGTTTCATCTTATACTAGCAAGTTCATGCCAAACAACCACTTCATCCATTGCTAAAAAAAGTAAGATGTATCTGCATCTAAAAAAGTAAGTGGTATGTAATTTCTACATTATGATTTTAGAGATAGTCTCTCGAAATAATATGCATTCACTTTGGAATTAGGTTGTCTTCTATTGCAACAACATCATGCATTAGCTTCAATGTCACTAATAATTTATCGGGAGGTATGTGGGATgtaaaatgatttttttttttaaagaagGCTCAATGGGACCACTCTTAATACAGTTTTAGGCATCTTTGAAGGATAAGTCATCATTGCAGATCTTCTCCAAATAAGTTAATAATCAGTAGTATTATCAAATGACAGGTTGAACCTCAACAATTTAAGGAGTCAAAATTAATTACCCATGAAGAATGATCTAGTTGATGTCCAAGATAATTGAATGACCTAATCAATTTGTATAAATTGAATATTTATTGGCAATACTAGGTATGAGTGAGTATTAAATTACGTACCTTAATTAATTATCGGTTTATAAATCAATGTCCTTCACATTATCAACCTgtctttattatgtttttttaaaaAGCAAATTAAAGAATGTTTAATATCAAACCATATTCAAGAAAAAAAAGGATATATGGAATATCTACTGATAAGCAGAATATATATTTAAATTTGTTTATTAAAAGTATTCCAATTTCTATAATAACGTAATAATCATacttttgtttttttttatctTGATAAACCGTAccatttttttgtttttattgtttaATAATCTATCTTGATAAACtgtaaaaaaaattgtttttataattttaCAGTGTTGTTAATTTAAAGTCTACCGATAAACCACTTCATTTGTTTTTCCATGTTAAGAGTTTTCATCTAACTTCTTTTTGTCTTCATTGCTTTGTTTGATTGAGTATTACTTTGGTTTATTGAGTATTTGAATGTATATTTTTTCTTTGATGGATTTTACATATGTCTTCCTTGAATTAAAGATATTCTCTTATGACAATGTTAATGAATCACAATATTCAAGGAATAAAAGATTAATGTTAGAGTTAATGTAATTCAATAACAATAACGATATATGTGTTATTATATATAGATTGTCTTgtttttattaataaaatattatGTAAGATTTTATTTAAGTTATTAAAATACTTTAACTTTGTTATCCACATAATAATTATTTTTAGAAAGATTTCGTTTGATTCTGCATTTTGTACGATCTCTTTTATATATGAAACATATGTTTTTTTTAAGATTCTAGATTTTGTGTAATTTATTTTGAAAAGATTTATATTCCAAAATTTGTATGATTTATTGTGTTTAAATTGGAtatattataaatatatatatatatatatatatatatatatatatatatatatatatatattatatatatatatatatataaagaaaatACCTCTTATGTTTTAATGATTAAGAAATAATGAGTGCCTTAATTGTCTTCAACTCTATCTTATGTTATTTTCTATCATTTATTGGGAGATAACATAATAGTTTTCTTTTGGAAAATTTATCATATTTTTGTTGTTGAAGATTTATAAATAATTAAGAGAATGATTGATTAGAAGTGAAAGCAGCTTAAATTGAGGGGAGTATTAACTGAAATTTACAAGTAATATTAGGAAAAAGACATTATCTATAGTAGTTCAAATAAGACACTAATATACTATTGACTAATGAATTTATTTAATTATGTATAATAATTAATTGTCAATCCATAAATTAACATCCTTCGCATTATCAAGGTGTCTAATAGAAATTAAAGAATGTTTAATGTCAAActatattaaaaaaaaaatatgaTACATAATTGATTTATTGTCTCCGAAATATCTACTAAAAAGCATAGAATATATATTTAAATTTGTTTATTACAAGTATTCCAATTTCTATAATATTGTAACAACCATAAATTGCTTTTTTATCTTGATAAACCATaccattttttttgtttttatcaaTCAATAATCTAGCCACATAAAAATAGTACAATCCTTTTCCTTCAATaataatttttcataaatttatGATGTTATCAATTTAAAATCTCCCGATGGACCCCACTTTTTTTTGTATGTTAAGAGTTTCCACCTAACTTCTTTTTGTACTCCTTATTTTGGTTGACTGAATATCTGAGTGAATATTTTCTCTTTTGTTGGATTTAAAATTTACATACACCTTCCTTCAATTTAAGATATTTTCGGTTGATTGAATATTTGAGTGTATATTTTCTCTTTTGTTGGATTTGAAATTTACATACGCCTTCCTTGAATTTAAGATATTTTCTTATGACAATGTTATTGAGTCGCAACATTCAAGAAAAAAAAGATTAATGTTACCCTTATTGCAATTCACAAACAATAATGACATATGTGTTATAAATATTATGTAAGATGTTATTTAAGTTATTAAGATATTTTTACTTTGTTATCCACTTATACATTAATTTTAGAAATATTTTGCgtaatttatttttaaacaatttattTTGTTTAAATTGGATATGTTATAAGTTTATTTTGTAAAAATCGAATGGATCTGCCCGTCAAATTCgaatatatataaagagagaAAACTTAGATTCATGACATGAACTTGTCATGAATATTTTAATGATTAAAAAGTAATGTGTGTCTTAGTTTTACTCTATCATATGTTATTTTCTATCATTTATTGAAAGACAAAATTACAGTTTTCTTTCGTCAAATTATAAACACAGTTAAAGAATGTTTAACTAGGAGTGAAAGAAGCTTAAATTGATTGAAGTCTGAGTTGTAAGTCACAAGTAATATTAGCAAAAAGAGTTTAACAACGATAGTTAAAATAAGACAATGATATTCtattgattttttattattaGTGAATTTTCTTTATTCCGAGCTACTGTCATCAGACATTGGGGATAATTACACTCAACAGAGTTATCATTTTTCGACGTCTCGTATTTATTTTTTACCATCTTGTGTCACGCATTGATTCAATATTGTGTGTGACATCTTGTCTTTGATAAAAGAGAATTATAATATATACATTTTTTAATTATTGTACACTCATGTTAGTTGGTTCATCTAAGGTGGATACAAAAATATCTTCCAATTGAGAAAAGAACTCAAACGGAAGGTTATGTATTTCACCCCAATActtaatattaatattttaaatcaAATTTAAATTGAAGTCCCGTGCCTAAATAAATATGTAAAAGATACTAAGAGACAATATTCACGATCCTACTTTTAAAATTCTCTTAAAAATTTTATTagataaaaatattttaaaaaaaagattatttattttttggGTTGCTGTGTATTACATTTTAATTATATGTTTTTTATTGGATTAGGTTTTTTTATTCCACATATATTTTGTGTTTTACATTTTATTTTGAACTAAATTGTAATCTAAAAAAATTGCTTATTAGTGTTCTTATTTTTATAATAAACAAACAACTATTAtacttttgttttgtttattttattgcacgaataaaaaaaacaaatttatTCCCTCTCAACAATTTTTACTTACCATTTTTTTGTCTGGATCAATGAATAATCATTTAATAGCCACATAAAAATAACACAGTTATTATAGAATAAAACACTTTTTCATAAATTTACATATTGTTGCTAAATTAAAGTCTACTAATGGAATTCAATCATTTTCGCATGGTAAAAGTTTTCACCtaaatattaatataaaaaacaaaaataaaaatatagttTAAATTATTGTTGCATAGTATAAATATCTAAACATAAACCTTTTATTCTCAATCAAAATCTTAGAGTTGAAGAAGGAGTTAGATATTGATAAATCATATCCATTCATATCAATACTTGAAGATGTCTTCTGTTGCTCACTCTACCAATCCTGATGATAAATTCAACTTGCAAAGAAATCTTGCTGATTTTCACCCTAACATTTGGGGAGAATATTTCCTTCAATATGCTTCTGAATCTATTGTATGTATATATTGTCACTTATTGCCTTCTATATTCTTTAGCAATGATATTTTTGTCTTATAATTATACTATAATATTAATATCAACTCTTGAAGATAATAAATTTACTAGGAATAATGTATTCTGAAATAGGATACGTTAACTATAAATTTCtcaaaattgttttaaaaatgaACCCATAAATATATTTCGAATAAAAAgaatttttaaataaaaataaatgtaaaatAAAGTCATATTTATTTCAATTTACTAAAGAGTGTGCTTTAAAGCGAGTTCATATTACACATATTTTAAGAAAACCATGCATAAATATATAGCTCATCCATTGGAACAATAATTAGatttatcaaattatttaatCATCAATATATTCCTATTAATTTGTTATTCTCAAACACATGTATGCAGGAAGTTGATCAGAATATTAGAGCACAAATTGAAACATTAAAAGTTGAAGTGAGAAAGATGCTTCTCTCAAAAACTGAAAACGAAATGCTAAGAGTAAATTTGATTGATTCAATATGTCGTTTGGGCTTGAGCTATCATTTTACACATGAGATTGATGATGTTTTGCAACATATTCATAAGAGTTGTGTTGAAAATGAAGAAATAATTCTTGAAGACAACCTTTGCTCTATTGCTGTGCTATTTAGGGTCTTGAGGCAACAAGGATTTCGTGTTTCCTCAAGTATGTATGACTCAAATTCATAATTTATAATGTTTTTAATCAATTAATAAAAAAAGGGTGAAAAAAACACATGGTCCAAAAAAATGTATACATGTCTCAAATTGTTATCATCTCTAACACTTAACATCAgaaattaatatattttttttgtcGATTTTATTTTGTGACTCTAATTGTCATTAATTATTTTCTATAAACACGGCAGATGTGTTCACCAAGTTCAAGGACGAGCAAGGAAACTTTAGTAAAAAACTTGTCACCGATGTTGAAGGAATGCTAAGCTTGTATGAAGCATCACATATGATGATTCATGGAGAGGACATTTTAGAAGATGCACAAGTTTTCGCTGCCACCAATTTAGAGGCCATCGCTACCCAATTAAACCCTTCTCTTGCATCACAAGTCAAATATACTTTAAAACAGGCTATTCACAAGAACTTGCCTAGGCTAGAGGCACGACGCTACATTTCTATCTATGAACAAATTCCTTTTCATAGTGAAGTTTTACTCACTTTGGCAAAAGTAGATTTTAATATGCTTCAAACCTTACATCAAAAAGAATTTGGTAACATTTGCAAGTAAGGACTTCAATCACACACTCCTTTTTAATAAAAGATAAAATATTAAAGATTAGTTGTTGTActtattattaattttttttttaattatattttcaCAACAGGTGGTGGATTGGATTGGATGTTCCTAAAAATTTCTCTTTTGCACGAGATAGGATTGTGGAAGGTTGCTTTTGGATTTTAGCAGTATATTATGAACCCCAATTTTCTCAAGCAAGGAAAATGATGACAAAACTAAGTGCCATGTTATCGATAATTGATGATACTTATGATGCATATGGAACTATTGATGAATTGGAACTTTTTTCCAAGGCAATTGAGAGGTTTATTAATACAAACATATATTTTcaccgatcatcacattttatTTCCTTGAATAAGAAAAATATATTTTGGAATCGTTATGAATGTAGTTTTTCAGGTGGGATATTAAGAACTTGGACGATCTTCCCGAGTGTATGAAATTAATTTATAGAACAGTCTTGAAGGCTTTGGAAGAAATTGAACAAGACATGACTAAAGAAGGGAGACTCTTTACCCTTAAATACTACGTAAAAGAAGTATGAATCTGCCTTTTTTTTATATTCTTTATAGTTATTGTTAGTTAATATAATTTTATGATAATGTGTGCTTATCGCAGTTCCAAATGGTAGTCCATGCATTTATGACTGAAGCAAGATGGCTCAACAATAACTATGTACCAACAATAGAAGAGTACTTGAACATTTcaaaaatttcaacatgtcaatCATTATTGATAACATGTTCATTCATTGGCATGGGTGACATAGCCACAGAGAACATCTTCAAATGGGTTTCAAATAAACCAAAAATGGTGAATGCTGTTGCTACTTTATGTAGACTAATGGATGAAATTGTATCCAATGAGGtattttatattaaaataaataagtaaaaGGTAATGTTTTTTTTTTCACAGTAAATAATTGTGTtacatttttttttcatttttggtttTAGTTTGAACATAAAAGGGGACATGTTTGCTCATTGCTGGATTGCATTATAAAGCAAAATGACATATCAAGAGAAAATGCTATTGAAGAATGTAGAGAAAGAATTGCAAATACTTGGAAAGATATAAACGAGGAATGTCTTATGCCAACTGAAGTTCCAATGCCTTTTATGACTCGTGCTATCAACCTTTCACGTTTTATGGATGTTGTTTACAAAGATAAAGATAACTATACACATTCAGAAGGATTGATGATGTCATACATCAAAGACGTGCTTGTGGATCCAGTTCCAATTTAAACATTTTAGTCCCCTTGTCTTTAAGTTTGAATAATAAATAATGCATGCATGTCTGCATACATGTTGCTTGTAGTTTTTTTGGGTGGTTTTTAATGGTTGAAGTTGATCAATTTAGCCGATCCCACTTAGTGGATAAGACTTGGTTGTTGTCGTTGttattttttgtttgtttttattttgtattATCATCTTTTGTTAAAATAAAAAGTTTGTGTTATGGGTCTCTTGTTAGTACCTCTTATTAATACAACTATTACTTATACATTCTCTCATGGTGTTAttggaattaaaatgaatacTAATTGTAGAATCAAAATCAAGAATTGCATGTGTATCATGTTCAACCTTGTAGTGAGCATCAATAATACAACAATACTACTAGGCTCTCCAACAATATGAGCAACAATCCTATCCACCTCAACAAGTGGATTTGAGTACATTGGTCGAGCAACCTTTTCAATTGGTTCATTACCCTAGATTATGTAGTTAACAAATTATTGACCAAAACATAATGTTTACGATGGTAATATAGCACTTTTCAAGTATATTATATATTATAGGTGCGCTAAAGGAGAATATTAACTTCATAGCAATATGCAAAATGAACAAAAGTTATAGAAATCATCTTTAAATTCAAAAGATTAATATGAAATTATTATGTAAGGGAATATAAAATGATTAGGAAGATAGTGATGAACAAGTTAAAAAGGTTTTTGGAACGTTGGTATATGTTTCTAGTAATTGAAGAGGGGTACATGCAACTGTAAAGTTAGCACTCCAAATCTTAAGTAAATGAGAAAGGTAGAACTTACAAGTATGTGAATGAAAAATACCTTGGAGTGACACTGAGTTGTATTTGTATATGGGTGATGGTTAAAACTATTATCGAGGATCTGACACAAGACGTGAAACGCAATTGGATGAATATTAAAGGATGACATGAAAGTGGTACCTTGATCTAGTGTGGTACTTTTGTATGAGCGTCCACATGTTTACCAACTGAGTG includes these proteins:
- the LOC127118694 gene encoding probable terpene synthase 2, with the protein product MSSVAHSTNPDDKFNLQRNLADFHPNIWGEYFLQYASESIEVDQNIRAQIETLKVEVRKMLLSKTENEMLRVNLIDSICRLGLSYHFTHEIDDVLQHIHKSCVENEEIILEDNLCSIAVLFRVLRQQGFRVSSNVFTKFKDEQGNFSKKLVTDVEGMLSLYEASHMMIHGEDILEDAQVFAATNLEAIATQLNPSLASQVKYTLKQAIHKNLPRLEARRYISIYEQIPFHSEVLLTLAKVDFNMLQTLHQKEFGNICKWWIGLDVPKNFSFARDRIVEGCFWILAVYYEPQFSQARKMMTKLSAMLSIIDDTYDAYGTIDELELFSKAIERWDIKNLDDLPECMKLIYRTVLKALEEIEQDMTKEGRLFTLKYYVKEFQMVVHAFMTEARWLNNNYVPTIEEYLNISKISTCQSLLITCSFIGMGDIATENIFKWVSNKPKMVNAVATLCRLMDEIVSNEFEHKRGHVCSLLDCIIKQNDISRENAIEECRERIANTWKDINEECLMPTEVPMPFMTRAINLSRFMDVVYKDKDNYTHSEGLMMSYIKDVLVDPVPI